The genome window TGGGGCGGCCGAGACCGCCCGGTCCGGAAGCTACGCCCTTCTCCTCCCCCCCTCCAGGCTGCGGTTCAGGACTTGACCACGTACCGAAGGCGCGCCGCTACCCCGTGCCCTTCGGCGTCGAGCCGCGCCGCGCCCTCGAGGGACAACTCCTCTACCTCCGCCCCTCCTTCCAACGCGATCCCCACCAATCGATCGGCGTAGTCCGGATTCGCAACAATGTAGCTGCGGCTGAGGAGCAGGGTGTCCACCCTTCCCTCCGTCAGGGCCAGCTCCACATCCCGCGCGCCAAGAGCACCTTTTCCCCCCGCCATGGCATGATTCACGACTTCGTCCAACATCGCAGCCTGCATGGACTGGTGGACCGCCGAAGCGGCCTCCGAGGTGAGTTCTCGGACCTCGGCGTCGGACATGGCAAGGAACGCGGAAGGCCGCTCCACCGTCCTCTCGCGGAGCGAAGGGGAGAACTGGTTTACGGTCGAGGCGATGGCCTCCGGGAGCCCGCCGACCACCACGAAGCCTGTGGTACCCGTCCGGTCGGCAACGACCTGATGCACGCGCTTCACGAGACGCTCCGATTCGTTCTCCTGGGACCATTGTGCCGCATCGGTGCCCGTTTTCCCGCGCACACCCGTGTACCCCGTGGCCCGCTTCGAGATGTTGATGCTCGCAAAGTCTTCGAGGACGGCGTCACTCAGCAGGTCTTCCCTTTCGGTGAGAATTCCGTCCGCGTATTCGAAGATTCGTGCCTTTCGCGAATCGACGAGGACGGTAACCACGAGCCGCTCCTGCTTCAGTGCCCGCACGTACGGCGCGATTCTAATCCCCGCATCCCATCGCGCGAGATCGGGCATCGGGACGGGAACGGCTTCACCGTAGATCAGCCGATCGCCCGTCGCGAATCCGACCCATGCGCGGCCGGGGAGGAACTGTTCGTATTGGGAGAGCTGGCCCTCAATACGCTTGGCAGCCGCCTCGAAGTCCCCGGAATCCCCCGCCCCGGACGACTCCAGCGACTTCCTCAGATCCGCGAGAGCGCGTTCGAAGCGCTTCCGCCAGACCCCGCGTTCCGCGAAGTCGTGGTTGCTTCCGTCGAGGTACACGCTCAGGACTTTCGTTTCTTGCCACTCCCGGTGCAATCGAGCCAAGTCGTCCCGCGTCAGCATTCGGTTCCTTGGGATCTGGGTTTCTGCGCCCTGCCGTAGGCCTGCCGCTCATGTTTCCCCCCAAAGGCGTCAGGGGTTCCCAGAACTCCGGAGCTTCACGAGGGTAGCCCGACCCGTGAACGGAGCCATGTCGCGGGCACGGGCCCGCATGATCCAGCACGATCTCGAGGCGCGAGGGATCCACGATCCCCGCGTGCTCGGCGCCATGCGCCGACTCCCCCGTGAGGAGTTCCTTCCGGCGGGGAGGAGAGCGCTTCCCGAAGAGGTCTACGGGGACGCCGCCCTGCCGATCGGCCGCGGCCAGACCCTCTCCCAGCCCTATATCGTGGGGGCCATGACTCAGGCTCTCGGCCTCGCGGACGAAGACCGCGTCCTCGAAGTCGGGACGGGGACCGGGTACCAGACCGCGGTTTTGGCTTCGATCGCGGCGGAGGTGTGGACAGTGGAGCGCGATCCCGTCCTCGCCGAGGAAGCACACGCCCGTCTCGATCGCCTCGGTTTCGCGAACGTCCGATATCTGATCGGAGACGGCACCAAGGGGTGGCCGGAAGGCGCCCCCTACGACGCGATCCTGGTGACGGCGGGGGGTCCGTCGGTCCCGGCGGCGCTCAAGTCCCAGCTCGGGCCCGGAGGCCGCCTCGTCGTCCCGGTGGGATCCCGGTCCCTCCAGGAGCTCATCCGGATCTCGCGGCAGGACGATGGGCGGGAGGCGGAACCGGAGGTCCTCATGGAGTGCCGCTTCGTCCCCCTCGTGGGCGCCGAGGGGTGGAGCCCGACCTGGTCCGAGCGCTTGCGCGCGTGACCTCCTTTCGCAGGGCGTCCACTTCCATTTTAGTCAGCTCCCGAGACTCTCCGGGTGCCAAGCCGGCCAGCGTGATCGGGCCAAAGGCGATCCGGGAGAGGCGCTGGACGGAGTGACCGACGGTCTCCAGCAAGCGCCGGACCTCGCGCTTGCGTCCTTCTCGGAGGACCAGAGTCATCACCACGCCCTTTCCGCCCTTGAGCGTCTCTTCGATCCGGACCCGCTCGGCCTTCGCCACGCCGTCCTCCAGCTCGACCCCGGACTGGAGAGCCGCAAGGGCGTCCCGGTCCGGCACCCCTCCCACGACCGCCCGGTATTCGCGCGCCACCTCGCCGGACGGATGGGTCAACGCGTGCAAGAGATCGCCGTCGTTGGTGAACAGGAGAAGCCCATCGGTCTCCTGGTCCAGGCGCCCCACGTAGCGGAGCTGCCGATCCTTTGGGGGGAGGAGGGAATAGACCGTCGGGCGACCCTGGGGATCTCGACGGGTGGTCACGGTCCCACGCGGCTTGTTCAGGAGAATCCAACGGATGGGATCCTGCGAGATCTCGCGGCCATCCACCTCGATTCTGTCCCGGGCCGGGTCCACTCGCGTGCCCAGTTCGGAGACCCGTTCCCCGTTCACGCGCACCCGCCCGCGAAGGATCATCTCTTCGGCCTCCCGCCGCGAAGCGACCCCCGCTCTCGAGAGAACCTTCTGGAGCCGTAGCCCGGGAGAGCTCACGCCTCTTCGCCGAATCCCTCGCCGACCTCCTCGTCGCCTGCCGCCGGTGACCCGTTCGACTCCTCCGGGAGGACGGGAATGGTCCGGTCCCGGAGAATGATGGGGAGCTCTTCGGGGCGGGGGAGGTCTTCGAGCGAGCGAAACCCGAAGTGCTCCAGAAAGGTGACGGTGGTGCCGTAGAGGAGGGGGCGGCCGAGGCCCTCGGCCCGCCCGGCGACTTCGATCAGCCCCCGGTCCTGGAGGGTGCGGATGACCCCGACGGAACCGACGCCCCGGACGTACTCCATTTCGAGTCGTCCGATCGGCTGCCGGTAGGCGACGATGGCGAGGGTCTCCAGAGCAGGACCGGAGAGCCGCCCGGGCCGCGGGACGGTGTCGAAGCGCTCGAGATAGGGCGCGAACTCCGGGCGCGTGAGGAGCTGGAATCCTTCGGCGATCTCGACGACTTCGAAGGCCTGCTCGCCCGCCGCGTACCTCGTCCGCAGGACCCGGATCGCCTCCTCGACCGCATCCTCGTCCAACGACTCGTCCGCCCTCGCGATCTCTTCGGCGCGAAGCGGGGCGTCGCTCGCAAAAAGGACCGCCTCCACGATTTGCTCGCTCCTCACGTCGGTTCTCCCTCCTCCTCGTCGGAATCGGCCCTACGGTGGACCCAGAGCTCGTGAAACGGTTCGGTCTGGCGGAGGAGGACCCGGCGCCGGCGGGAAAGCTCCAAACCCGCCAGCAAAGTCATCACCCCGTGCATTTTCTCGCGGAAGGGCTCCAGGAGACGCCGGAACTCGACGCTCGTCGCGCTACGGAGCGCCTCCAGGATCAGGTCGGCCTTCTCATCCATGGTAATCGTTCGGGGCGTGACCCGGTGCTCTCGATCGAGGGGATCGAGGAGCTTCACGGCTAGCGCAGCCTGGAAAAGCTCGTCCCACGTGGTTTCGAGCGGGAGCTCATCCGCCTCGGGCATCGGGCGCACCGGGAGGTATCCCTTTCCGAACCGCCGCGCCCGATGGGCCTCCGCAGCCGCGAGGCGCCCGGTGATCTCCTGGATCTGCTCGTATTCGAGGAGGCGCCGCACCAGCTCCGCCCGCGGATCCTCGTCCTCCGCCTCCAGGGGCTTCGGGAGGAGCAGCTGGGCCTTGATGCGGACAAGCGTCGCGGCCATCTCGAGGAACTCGCCCGCGGAATCGAGATTCCCCGCACCGATTCCCTGCACGGCGCCGAGGAACTGCTTCGTGATCCGGGCGATGGGGATATCGAAGATGTCGATGTCCTGCTGCCGGATGAGGTGCAGGAGGAGGTCGAGCGGTCCCTGGAAGCGCTCGATGTCGATGACGAAACGCTCGTCGTCGTCGCGGGGAGTTCGAGCCGGCGGGGACACCGTCGTCACAGGCCGAGCACCGCGAAGAGCGAGTCCACGATGAAAGTGACCGGCCCCATGACGAGCCCGAATCCCCCGGGGACGAAGAAAAGGAAGGCGAGAAGCGCGATCGCGCCGAATCGCCCGAATGCGTCGTAGGCGCCCCGGAGGGCCTGGGGAAGCAGGTGGCGCACGACGTGCGAGCCGTCGAGCGGGGGAACCGGAATCAGGTTGAACACGGCGAGGATCACGTTGATCAGGACGCCGTAGTAAAGGGCAGACTCCACGTAGCCCCAGGCGCCGCCCGCGGGAGCGAAGCGCACCAGGGGGATCATGGCCAGCGCAAAGACGAGGGCAAGCAGGAGGTTCACCGCGATCCCGGCCAGTGAGACCCGGATATCTCCCCAAACGGGATCCCGGAAGTTCGCCGGGTTCACCGGGACGGGCTTCGCCCAGCCGAAGATGAATCCCCCGGGGAGCGAGGCGAGCACGACCGGAATGAGGATCGAACCGATCGGGTCCAGATGCGGAATCGGGTTCAGGGTGATGCGCCCCAGCCGCTCCGCCGTGTCGTCCCCCTCGCGACGCGCCACCCACGCGTGGGCGACCTCGTGGAGGATGACGGAAAGGAGGAGGATACCGATGAGGAGGATCAGGTCCATGAGGCCGGAAAGGTATTCTAGCCGGTGACCCGATACCACCCCCGCCCGGTCCGACCTCGTGGCCGTCGTCCGCGGGCTGCCCAGGGGGACTCCGGAAGGCCCCCCACCGTTGATCTCCCGGCCCCTCAGCTGTATCTTTTCGAGCTTTTCCAGGCCGTACGCCACACCCTGAGGGTCGCATGCCGAGGATCAAGAGCGCCAAGAAGCGGATGCACCTGTCCCGGAAGTGGACGGTCCAGAATCGGGCCGCCCGGGCACGGATCCGTACGGCCGTGAAGAAGGTCCGCCAGGCGCCCGACGCCGCTGCGGCCGGGACCAGCCTTCTCGAGGCGGTCGCGCTGCTCGACCGGGCCGGCCGGACCAACCTCATCCATCCGAACCGGGTCGCCCGGGTCAAGAGTCAGCTCCAGGCGCACGTCAGTCGGCTTTCGGGGCGCTGACGGCGGCATACCCCGCCGCACTTCCCGGTTTTCGCGCTCCCTCGGGCACGCAGAACGTCCGCTCGGCCGTCCCCCCACTCGCTTTCGGTTCGGCTGTCCCCGGCCCCACCGCCTAGGTAAGATGGGTTCGATCGAATCCACTCACTCCCGGGAGGATGCCATGGGACCGTTCCGCCGGCCGGCACTTCTTTTCGCGACGCTCGCCGTCCTGTCCCAACCCTGGACCGCGCTCCCCGCGTCCGCTCAGTCGTCCGTCCCCGCGGAGCCCTGGTTTGGGCTCCCCCTCCCTCCCGGCTTCCTCCCGCACGCCGCTCCGGTGATCATCGGGCCCCGGGTGATTCCGGCGACCGTTCCGGCAGGCGAGGGCGGGAGCCCCGAGCTCGAAGCGGCGCAGATCTTCGAGGACCTTGGGGCAATCGTTGATTTCTCGCGCGACAGCCGCCTCCGGCGCGAAGTCGGAGACGGGCAGCTCTGGGGCCGGATCACCGGCTTCCCCTCGAGCGCCCGGACGATCGAATGGGCCACCCAGAAGTTTCGCGAAGCGGAAATCGAACGAGTCGAGCTCCAGTCCTTCCAGCAGTCGGGAAACGCCTCGCTCTGGCTCCCTCTTTTGTGGGAGGTACGGCTCCTCGGAGACCCCGCCTTCGGGCCCGGGAGCGCCGACGTCGTCCTCGAATCGGCGATGCCCCTTTCGCCTTCCGAGATCCCGGGTGGGACGCTGACGGCGTCCCTCATTTACGTGGGCAACGCGACCCCGGCAGAGCTCGAGGGCGTGGATGTCTCGGGAAAGGTGGTCCTCCAGACCGTCATCCCGCAGGGCCACATGGTCTTCGAGCGTGGGCCGACCGTCTCCCGTGCGCAGGATCTCATGGACCGCGGTGCGGTCGCGGTCCTGAACGCCGTCCACCTTCCCGGAAACGAACGCTCCCGCGACTTCAGCAATTGTGGCGGGCCTTGCTTCAACCTCGGGGGACGGGACGGATTTTTTCTCGAGAAGCTCCTGAGCGAAGCGACCGAGGCGGGAGTCGCGGATCGGGTCCGCGTCAGCCTGACGCTTCGTGCCCAGGCGTTTTCCGGGCTCGAGGCGGTGAACGGGATCGCCGTGATTCCCGGAAGCGCGAGCGAGGAGGCGATCGTGCTGAACGCGCACGCGGATGCCTGGTTCGACGGAGCCGGAGACAATGGCGACGGCCTCGCCGTCCTGGTCGCCCTCGCCCGGCACTTCGCGGCGCCCGAGAACCGCCTCGAGCGAACGCTCGTCTTTGTCGCCAGCGCCGGGCACCACACGCCCGGACTGAACGGCCCTGGAAATTTCATCGCGATGAATCCGGACCTCGCCCGAAATGCCGTTCTCGTCATCAATATCGAACACGTGGCCCAGCGGAACATCTCGCCGGCCCGCAGCGTCTTCCCGGACGGATACCGAGAGTACATCGCCGGCTCGGGCGAGGCGCCCATCGTCGCGGGCGTCACGAACCGTTCGCCCTTCATCGAAGAGGTGCTGCAGGAGGGGGTCGCCCGCTACGGGGTGAATCTCGTTTCCGAGGGCTCTGCGATGTCGAGCGGGGAGACCGGAGGATACGGCCCGCTCGGCGTTGCGCGCGTCACGGTGATGCAGGCCCCTCCTCTCTATCACACGAGCGGGGAGGTCCTCGACGTGGTCTCCGCGCCGGGACTCGAGCGGGCGGCGCGGTTCTTCGCTTATTTTCTGAAGGAGATGAGCGGCGCCCCCGCCGAGTTGATCAATCCCTGACAGCGAAGCCGGGAAACCCGGCCCGCCGCCTCACAGCTCGTGAACGACCCGTCCAGCGACGACCGTGAGCACGGCCCGGCCCCTCAGGACCTGTCCCTTGAAGGGGGTGTTACGCGACTTCGAATGGAAGGCCGTCGGGTCCACGGTCCACTCGAGTTCCGGATCC of Gemmatimonadota bacterium contains these proteins:
- a CDS encoding protein-L-isoaspartate(D-aspartate) O-methyltransferase — its product is MSRARARMIQHDLEARGIHDPRVLGAMRRLPREEFLPAGRRALPEEVYGDAALPIGRGQTLSQPYIVGAMTQALGLADEDRVLEVGTGTGYQTAVLASIAAEVWTVERDPVLAEEAHARLDRLGFANVRYLIGDGTKGWPEGAPYDAILVTAGGPSVPAALKSQLGPGGRLVVPVGSRSLQELIRISRQDDGREAEPEVLMECRFVPLVGAEGWSPTWSERLRA
- a CDS encoding pseudouridine synthase, with product MSSPGLRLQKVLSRAGVASRREAEEMILRGRVRVNGERVSELGTRVDPARDRIEVDGREISQDPIRWILLNKPRGTVTTRRDPQGRPTVYSLLPPKDRQLRYVGRLDQETDGLLLFTNDGDLLHALTHPSGEVAREYRAVVGGVPDRDALAALQSGVELEDGVAKAERVRIEETLKGGKGVVMTLVLREGRKREVRRLLETVGHSVQRLSRIAFGPITLAGLAPGESRELTKMEVDALRKEVTRASARTRSGSTPRRPRGGRSGTP
- the scpB gene encoding SMC-Scp complex subunit ScpB — its product is MRSEQIVEAVLFASDAPLRAEEIARADESLDEDAVEEAIRVLRTRYAAGEQAFEVVEIAEGFQLLTRPEFAPYLERFDTVPRPGRLSGPALETLAIVAYRQPIGRLEMEYVRGVGSVGVIRTLQDRGLIEVAGRAEGLGRPLLYGTTVTFLEHFGFRSLEDLPRPEELPIILRDRTIPVLPEESNGSPAAGDEEVGEGFGEEA
- a CDS encoding segregation/condensation protein A, with the translated sequence MTTVSPPARTPRDDDERFVIDIERFQGPLDLLLHLIRQQDIDIFDIPIARITKQFLGAVQGIGAGNLDSAGEFLEMAATLVRIKAQLLLPKPLEAEDEDPRAELVRRLLEYEQIQEITGRLAAAEAHRARRFGKGYLPVRPMPEADELPLETTWDELFQAALAVKLLDPLDREHRVTPRTITMDEKADLILEALRSATSVEFRRLLEPFREKMHGVMTLLAGLELSRRRRVLLRQTEPFHELWVHRRADSDEEEGEPT
- a CDS encoding site-2 protease family protein; translation: MVSGHRLEYLSGLMDLILLIGILLLSVILHEVAHAWVARREGDDTAERLGRITLNPIPHLDPIGSILIPVVLASLPGGFIFGWAKPVPVNPANFRDPVWGDIRVSLAGIAVNLLLALVFALAMIPLVRFAPAGGAWGYVESALYYGVLINVILAVFNLIPVPPLDGSHVVRHLLPQALRGAYDAFGRFGAIALLAFLFFVPGGFGLVMGPVTFIVDSLFAVLGL
- the rpsT gene encoding 30S ribosomal protein S20, encoding MPRIKSAKKRMHLSRKWTVQNRAARARIRTAVKKVRQAPDAAAAGTSLLEAVALLDRAGRTNLIHPNRVARVKSQLQAHVSRLSGR
- a CDS encoding M28 family peptidase translates to MGPFRRPALLFATLAVLSQPWTALPASAQSSVPAEPWFGLPLPPGFLPHAAPVIIGPRVIPATVPAGEGGSPELEAAQIFEDLGAIVDFSRDSRLRREVGDGQLWGRITGFPSSARTIEWATQKFREAEIERVELQSFQQSGNASLWLPLLWEVRLLGDPAFGPGSADVVLESAMPLSPSEIPGGTLTASLIYVGNATPAELEGVDVSGKVVLQTVIPQGHMVFERGPTVSRAQDLMDRGAVAVLNAVHLPGNERSRDFSNCGGPCFNLGGRDGFFLEKLLSEATEAGVADRVRVSLTLRAQAFSGLEAVNGIAVIPGSASEEAIVLNAHADAWFDGAGDNGDGLAVLVALARHFAAPENRLERTLVFVASAGHHTPGLNGPGNFIAMNPDLARNAVLVINIEHVAQRNISPARSVFPDGYREYIAGSGEAPIVAGVTNRSPFIEEVLQEGVARYGVNLVSEGSAMSSGETGGYGPLGVARVTVMQAPPLYHTSGEVLDVVSAPGLERAARFFAYFLKEMSGAPAELINP